The following are encoded together in the Deltaproteobacteria bacterium genome:
- a CDS encoding PAS domain S-box protein: protein MNEEIFFRSIYEHMGVPIFVLQVDVDGDFVFGGLNPACEKATGLRNEDVAGKRPEEISGLPQENAAALRANCQRCLETNEAIQCEAPFVGRTQEAWWLTRLSAVRDEAGKIVQIIGSSVDITDLKRAEDALRESERKYRDLIDGMNETVWVIDFDTTILDVNNAAAKVLGYTREELLSAKISDIDDNLTPEQIQDLARSMPRDKIQVFKTWHETKDGRRLPVEVSSSLVSYGGRTVILSIARDMTERKRAEGELMDAHKQLERSLMFNEALLSAIPTPVFYKDKEGRYLGCNQAFSEFTGASADQIKGKTVMELWPSENAEIYHQRDLELMHNPELQTYEFIARDKNGIDRPVIFAKNVFRDESKHVAGIVGTFVDIAERKRAEQERLVHLGFLESMDRINRAIQGTSNPEQMMSDVLDVVLSIFECDRAFLMYPCDPGATAWRVPKERNKPEYPGVLALGLEMPMDPDVAETLRILLANDGPVQFGPGTRNALPAAVSERFGFKCFMSMAIYPRIGSPWQFGIHQCSYARIWTAEDERLFKEIGRRLADGLASLLTFRDLRCAKELWERTFDAVPELVAVIDDSFHIVQANKAMADRLNLPNQVCIGKTCYKVVHGTEKPPPSCPHLQLLADGLEHSVEMREERLGGDFLISTSPLFESDGRLIGCVHVARDITKRKRINSIMQARLCLLEFANSHSMDEFLTATLDEMEALTGSSIGFYHFLDADQKTLSLQSWSTNTLENMCTATGRGSHYDVAQAGVWVDCVHERRAVIHNDYASLPHRKGMPEGHAPVTREVVVPIFRGNLIKAIVGVGNKPTNYDEGDVDILSQLGDLSWDIVERMQTEEALKESEERYRLLFQRSPVGVFHYDMQLHITDCNDRFVAILQSSRDRLVGLDMKTLRDQSVLSALRQAAEGKEGSYEGFYRATTSSAEIWISMRTAPLVDLQGQVKGGIGIVEDITERRQAEDALRRSENEKAILNQIASIFLTIPDEAMYGEVLAVVLQVMKSNFGIFGYIGEDGDLVMPSLTREIWSECQVPSKSIVFPTDSWGTSLWGRAIREKKAFCSNGPFRTPEGHIHIDHFLTVPIVYGQETIGLISVANKEGGYAKEDKDFLERIVSRVSPILNARLQRDAQERRRRAAERNLRESEEKYRLLITNAGEAIFIIQDDAVKFPNPKALEMSGYSTEELAGIPFIDLVHPSDKEAVLEGYLKLLEGKQPEPFPFRIIDKKGKERWVQLTTAPIIWEKKPGILCFLRDVTDEKKLEAQLTQAQKTEALGRLAGGVAHDFNNMLTVIIGNAEMALMDVASSDPLYARLQKVDNAARRSADLTRQLLAFARKQTISPKVLNLNDTVSSMLEMLRRLIGEDIDLAWRPWAELWPVKIDPSQIDQVLANLCVNARDAIAGVGKVTVETGNIAFDEDYCATHPDSIPGEYVLLAVSDDGCGMDQETQAHLFEPFFTTKSVGKGTGLGLATVYGIVKQNDGFINVYSEPGQGTTFKIYFPRHKAEPAGPLVETAAETPHGGRETVLMVEDEEAIVDIGKSILEKLGYTVLMAKTPGEAIRLAEMDTGDIRLLITDVVMPEMNGHDLAERLASIKPGLKCLYMSGYTANVIAHRGILEAGVYFIQKPFSMMDLAAKVREVLDQKSADSNRERGNRHG, encoded by the coding sequence ATGAACGAGGAAATTTTCTTTCGCAGCATTTACGAGCATATGGGAGTTCCGATCTTCGTCTTACAGGTTGATGTGGACGGTGATTTCGTTTTCGGCGGCCTCAACCCGGCCTGCGAGAAAGCCACCGGCCTTCGTAATGAGGACGTAGCCGGCAAGCGCCCCGAAGAAATCTCCGGCCTTCCCCAAGAAAACGCCGCAGCGCTGCGGGCGAACTGCCAGCGCTGCCTGGAGACCAACGAAGCCATCCAGTGCGAAGCGCCATTCGTTGGGCGCACCCAGGAAGCCTGGTGGCTGACGCGGCTTTCGGCGGTACGAGACGAGGCAGGAAAGATCGTCCAGATTATCGGTTCTTCGGTAGACATTACGGACCTGAAGCGGGCAGAGGATGCCCTGCGGGAGAGCGAAAGAAAGTATCGGGATTTGATCGATGGAATGAATGAGACTGTCTGGGTGATTGATTTTGATACGACGATTCTGGATGTCAACAATGCCGCCGCCAAAGTCTTGGGTTACACGCGGGAAGAGCTTCTATCTGCCAAGATTTCTGATATTGACGATAACCTGACGCCCGAACAGATACAAGACCTGGCCCGTTCCATGCCAAGAGATAAAATCCAGGTATTTAAAACATGGCACGAAACAAAGGATGGAAGGCGACTACCAGTGGAGGTCAGTTCCAGTCTGGTATCATACGGGGGGAGAACTGTTATTCTGAGCATCGCAAGGGACATGACTGAACGCAAAAGGGCGGAAGGGGAATTGATGGATGCCCACAAGCAACTTGAGCGATCGCTGATGTTTAACGAAGCTTTGTTATCGGCAATTCCCACGCCAGTATTTTATAAGGACAAAGAAGGTCGGTATCTGGGATGCAACCAAGCCTTCTCTGAGTTTACCGGGGCCAGTGCTGATCAGATAAAGGGAAAAACGGTTATGGAGCTCTGGCCAAGTGAAAATGCGGAGATATATCACCAAAGGGACTTGGAGCTGATGCACAATCCCGAGCTGCAGACTTATGAGTTCATCGCACGAGATAAAAACGGAATAGACCGCCCCGTCATCTTTGCCAAGAACGTATTTCGTGATGAAAGCAAACACGTGGCAGGGATCGTGGGCACGTTCGTTGACATCGCCGAGAGAAAGCGCGCGGAGCAAGAACGTCTGGTGCATCTCGGATTCCTTGAATCCATGGATCGAATCAATCGGGCGATACAAGGGACGAGTAACCCTGAACAGATGATGAGCGATGTGCTCGACGTGGTGCTTTCGATCTTTGAGTGCGACCGGGCGTTTCTGATGTATCCGTGCGATCCTGGGGCAACCGCATGGCGAGTGCCGAAGGAGCGGAACAAGCCGGAATATCCGGGCGTTCTCGCGCTGGGACTTGAAATGCCAATGGACCCGGATGTTGCGGAGACGCTGCGTATCTTGTTGGCAAATGATGGTCCGGTGCAATTCGGTCCGGGGACTCGGAATGCACTGCCTGCAGCCGTGTCAGAAAGATTTGGCTTTAAATGTTTCATGTCCATGGCAATTTACCCCAGAATAGGCAGTCCCTGGCAATTCGGGATCCATCAGTGCTCGTACGCCCGCATTTGGACAGCAGAGGACGAGCGACTCTTCAAGGAAATCGGCAGACGGCTGGCGGACGGCTTGGCCAGTCTGTTGACTTTTCGCGATTTGCGTTGCGCCAAAGAACTTTGGGAAAGAACGTTCGACGCGGTACCTGAGCTGGTTGCAGTCATTGATGACAGCTTTCACATTGTTCAGGCCAACAAGGCCATGGCCGATCGGCTGAATCTCCCGAACCAAGTCTGTATCGGAAAGACCTGTTATAAGGTCGTACACGGGACAGAGAAACCTCCTCCTTCCTGTCCCCATTTGCAATTATTGGCTGATGGGCTGGAACATAGTGTTGAGATGAGAGAAGAGCGTCTGGGCGGCGATTTTCTCATTAGCACATCCCCTCTTTTCGAATCTGATGGTCGGCTGATCGGCTGCGTGCATGTTGCCCGCGACATCACCAAGCGCAAGCGGATTAATAGTATCATGCAGGCCCGACTCTGTCTGTTGGAATTTGCCAACTCACACTCGATGGACGAATTTCTGACCGCAACGCTGGATGAAATGGAGGCGCTAACCGGCAGTTCGATTGGTTTCTATCATTTTCTCGATGCAGATCAAAAGACGCTCTCATTGCAGAGTTGGTCGACGAATACGCTAGAGAACATGTGCACGGCCACGGGAAGAGGCAGCCATTATGATGTTGCCCAGGCGGGTGTATGGGTGGATTGTGTACATGAACGTCGTGCTGTTATTCACAACGACTATGCCTCTCTACCTCATCGCAAAGGGATGCCTGAGGGCCATGCACCGGTCACTAGAGAAGTAGTTGTCCCGATTTTCAGAGGCAACCTGATAAAGGCGATTGTGGGCGTGGGCAACAAACCTACCAATTATGATGAAGGCGATGTGGACATCCTATCACAATTGGGTGACCTGTCTTGGGATATTGTCGAACGCATGCAGACGGAAGAGGCCCTGAAGGAGAGCGAAGAACGCTATCGCCTGCTCTTCCAGCGTTCGCCAGTAGGCGTGTTCCACTATGACATGCAGCTTCACATCACTGACTGCAACGACCGCTTTGTAGCCATTCTCCAATCCAGCCGGGACCGATTGGTGGGCCTGGATATGAAAACGCTGCGAGACCAGAGTGTGCTTTCCGCTCTGCGTCAGGCGGCGGAGGGAAAGGAGGGCTCTTACGAAGGCTTTTATCGTGCCACCACCAGTTCTGCGGAAATCTGGATTTCCATGCGCACTGCTCCTTTGGTTGACCTACAGGGCCAGGTCAAAGGCGGCATAGGGATAGTCGAAGATATCACCGAGCGCAGGCAAGCGGAGGATGCCCTGAGGCGTTCGGAAAATGAAAAGGCAATTCTGAATCAGATTGCGAGCATCTTTCTCACGATTCCTGACGAAGCGATGTACGGAGAAGTGTTGGCGGTTGTCCTTCAAGTGATGAAAAGCAACTTCGGTATCTTTGGATATATAGGGGAAGATGGAGACCTTGTCATGCCCAGTTTGACCAGAGAGATCTGGAGTGAGTGCCAGGTTCCCAGCAAGTCCATCGTCTTTCCAACGGATTCCTGGGGAACCAGCCTCTGGGGGAGAGCGATCAGGGAGAAAAAGGCCTTCTGTTCGAATGGACCTTTTCGCACGCCTGAGGGGCACATCCACATTGATCATTTCCTCACAGTGCCGATCGTTTATGGTCAGGAGACCATCGGGCTGATTTCCGTGGCCAACAAGGAAGGGGGATACGCCAAGGAGGACAAGGATTTCCTGGAGCGCATTGTATCCAGGGTTTCACCGATCCTTAATGCCAGATTGCAGAGAGACGCCCAGGAGCGGAGGCGCAGGGCCGCGGAGAGAAATCTGAGGGAATCGGAAGAGAAATACCGCTTGTTAATTACGAATGCCGGTGAGGCCATCTTCATTATCCAGGATGATGCCGTGAAATTTCCGAACCCTAAGGCCTTGGAAATGTCGGGTTATTCCACTGAAGAATTGGCCGGCATTCCTTTCATTGATCTTGTCCATCCTTCAGATAAAGAGGCGGTTCTTGAAGGATATTTGAAGCTGCTGGAAGGAAAGCAGCCCGAACCATTCCCGTTCAGGATCATAGACAAGAAGGGCAAGGAGAGGTGGGTTCAGCTCACCACGGCCCCGATTATTTGGGAGAAGAAACCGGGCATTCTCTGTTTTCTGAGGGATGTTACCGATGAGAAGAAGCTGGAAGCCCAGCTCACGCAAGCCCAGAAAACGGAGGCATTGGGACGGCTCGCAGGCGGCGTGGCACACGACTTCAACAATATGCTCACAGTGATCATCGGTAATGCGGAAATGGCGCTCATGGATGTCGCCTCCTCGGATCCGCTCTATGCCCGGCTTCAGAAAGTCGACAACGCCGCCCGTCGGTCAGCCGACCTCACCCGGCAACTGCTGGCCTTTGCGCGCAAACAGACCATCTCTCCAAAGGTTCTAAACCTGAACGACACCGTTTCAAGCATGCTCGAGATGCTGCGGCGGCTCATCGGCGAGGACATTGATCTGGCCTGGCGGCCATGGGCGGAGTTGTGGCCCGTCAAGATAGATCCAAGCCAGATCGATCAGGTGCTGGCAAACCTGTGCGTCAACGCCCGCGACGCCATCGCTGGAGTGGGCAAGGTCACTGTTGAAACGGGAAATATTGCCTTTGACGAGGACTATTGCGCCACTCACCCGGATTCTATCCCCGGTGAGTATGTCCTCCTTGCTGTGAGCGATGACGGCTGCGGCATGGACCAAGAAACACAAGCGCATCTGTTTGAACCCTTCTTCACCACTAAGAGCGTGGGCAAGGGCACTGGCCTGGGACTGGCCACCGTGTACGGCATCGTCAAGCAGAACGACGGCTTCATCAACGTATACAGCGAGCCGGGACAGGGAACGACATTCAAGATCTATTTTCCCCGGCACAAGGCCGAACCCGCGGGACCCCTGGTGGAAACCGCAGCGGAAACACCCCATGGAGGAAGGGAAACGGTGTTGATGGTCGAGGACGAAGAGGCGATTGTGGACATCGGCAAGAGTATCCTTGAAAAATTGGGATATACGGTGTTGATGGCCAAGACACCAGGAGAGGCGATACGTCTGGCCGAAATGGATACTGGTGACATTCGCCTGCTGATTACCGATGTGGTGATGCCGGAGATGAACGGTCACGACCTGGCGGAACGGCTCGCTTCTATCAAGCCGGGCCTCAAATGCCTGTACATGTCCGGCTATACAGCCAACGTAATTGCCCATCGGGGGATCTTGGAGGCGGGCGTTTATTTTATCCAGAAGCCGTTTTCGATGATGGACCTGGCAGCCAAAGTGCGCGAGGTGCTCGATCAGAAATCGGCCGATAGCAATCGGGAACGGGGTAACCGTCATGGGTGA